The following is a genomic window from Acidimicrobiia bacterium.
TCCAGCGTGACGTGCCATCGGCCGCGGCGACGCGCCCGTCGACGCTCGTTGCCGTCTTCAAGAGCGCATACGCGCGCCCCGTGCGGCGGTGGTGGAGGTACGCGGCCAACGACGCCCGGGCGTCGTGCGCGCCGGCACCGACGTCGACGGTGATCCCCGCGTCGCGCAGGACGGCGATCCCGCGTCCGGCGACGTTCGGGTCGGGGTCCTCGAGCGCGACGACGACACGCGCCACCCCGGCATCGCGCACCGCGTCGACGCACGGCGGCGTGCGGCCGTGGTGCGAGCACGGCTCGAGCGTGGTGTAGAGCGTGGCGCCGCGGGCGCGCGCACCGGCGGCGCGCAAGGCGTGAATCTCGGCGTGAGGCCCGCCGGGCGGCGACGTCGCACCCTCACCGACGATCTCGTCACCGTGCGCGACGACGGCGCCGACCCACGGGTTCGGCGCGGTGTGGCGGCGGACGGAGCGGGCGAGGTCGACCGCGCGCGCCATGAGCCGGGCGTCGGTCTCGGGTCCTGCGTCCCCCGCTGCGGGCACTGGTTCCTCCCGACCCTGCGGGAAGGCGCGGGAACAGCGCGCAGTGGCCACGTGCGGCCACGTCTGCGCCCTCTCCCATCCGGACTGTGACCGTCGGCCCAGGACTTCGGCCGCCGCCGGTGCGGCGCCCGGCACCTGGTCGACCGCACGGCTGGCTGCCGTGGGCTCGCGGGCTCCCGCGACCAGTGTCGCGGCTACCGCCGGTCGGGACTTCCACCCAACCCCGAGGGCCGTTGCTCTTGTGTGATCTGGGATATCGAGGATACCGCCAGTGAACCTGACGGACAATCAGATACAGAGCGGTGAGACTCCGCCGGCGCGGTCTCGCGCCGAGCGAACGACCTGTCGTCACGCGCGCGATCGCGCGGGCGCGCGTCGCGATGGATCGCTTGTCACGCGCGACGCGCGTCATCACAATGACGAGGAAAAGACTCGGAGCTGACGGGACAGCGGCCTCCCGATCGGGTAACAAGGCACTCGCAACCCGTTCGGTGCACCGGAGCACGTCAGAGGAGTGATGGCGATGTTGATTGCCGTCGCCGCGGGTGGTGTGTTCGTCGTCGTGGTTGCGGCGATGCTCGTCCTCTGGGCGCGCCGCCGCCCGGCGCTCGAGCAGATCGACCCGCAGTCGGTTGAGCTCGCGGCCGATCCCCCGTCGAGCCAGGTCCGGATCCTGCGCAGCCGCGAGGAGCTGGCCGAGGCGATCGAACGCGCGACGACGACCGAGCAGGCGCTCGCCGCCATGGCGTCGCGCCGCGCCGCGCGCTACACGCGCTTCGGCGGCTCGGCCACGGGCGCGTCGAAGACCCCCGCGCTGGCCGACCACCCGGGCGTGACCCCCCTGCGCGGCATCGGCGACACGCCCGCGCCGCCCGTCCCGCCGACCGGCACCGCCGACCCCGGGATCTGACCGGCCGGGCCGTCCGGCCCGGCACGCGAGTGCGTTAGTGCGGGTGTCCGCCCGCCAGCAGGTCGAGCGCGTGCGGCACCGCGGGGAGCACGACGTCCAGGCACTCGAGCGCGCCGCGGCTCGACCCGGGCAGGTTGCACACGAGCGCGGCGCCGACGGTGCCGCACACGCCGCGCGACAGCATCCCGAACGGCTGCCCGGGACGGTTGCTCGCGGCGCGCATCGCTTCCGCGAAGCCCGGGACGTCGCGCTCGACGGCGGCCCGCGTGCCCTCGGGCGTCAGGTCGCGTGGGCCGAAGCCGGTCCCGCCCGTCGTGACGACCAGGCCCGCGAACCCGTCGGTCAGCTCCCGCAACGCGTCGCGCACGGACTCGACGCCGTCCGGGACCACACGGTGCTCGACGACGTCACAGCCCTCGGCACGCAGCCGGTCGACGAGCGCGCGTCCCGACTTGTCCTCCCGGGTCCCCGCGACCACGCCGTCCGAGACGGTCAGCACCTTCGCCGCGAACGTGCGCACGTCAACCCGCGTCGGGCCACGCGGCGCGACGGATCTCGCGGGCCGAGGCACGGGGATCGTCAGCGTGGAAGATCGCGCTGCCCGCGACGAGGATGTCCGCCCCGGCGTCGGCGGCCTCACGCGCGGTGTGGACGCTGATCCCGCCGTCGATCTCGACCTCGACCGCGAGGTTGCGCGCGTCGATCTCGCGCCGCGCGGCGCGCACCTTGTCGAGCACTTCGGGGATGAAGGCCTGGCCGCCCCAGCCCGGGTGCACGCTCATGACGAGGAGGATGTCGATCTCGTCGAGGTACGGGACGACCGCGTCGAACGCGGTCTCCGGGTTGAGGACCAGCCCGACCCGCATCCCGAGCGACCGCATCCGGTCGAACAGGGGTCGGGGGTCGCCGAGCTCGACGTGCACGGTGCAGCTGTCGGCACCGGCCTCGGCGAAGTCGTCGAGGAGCACGCCCGGGTTGTCGATCATCAGGTGGCAGTCGAGATACAGGTCGGTGTCCTTGCGCAGCGACGCGACGACGGGCGGGCCGATCGTCAGGTTCGGCACGAAGTGACCGTCCATCACGTCGACGTGGAGGAGGTCGGCCTCGTCGCGCACGCGCTCGACGTCCTCGGCCAGGCGGGCGAAGTCGGCGGACAGGATCGACGGCGCGAGCTTGCGGGTCACGAACCCGACCCTACCGATCGCAGCGTGAGCACGAACATCCCGTCGGTCCCGGCGTCCTGCGGGAGCAGGAGCGCGCCGCGGCCGCACGGTCGCCACGGTCCGCCGGGCGGAGCTGTCGGCTCGAGGCCGGGCGCGTTCCGCCGCAACCACTCGTCGACGTCGACGGTCTCCGCGCGCGTCACCGTGCACACCGAGTAGACGAGCACGCCGCCGGGCCGGACGCGCGTCGCCGCGTGCCCGACGAGCTCACGCTGCAGCGTGGCGAGGGCGTCGACGTCGGCGGGCCGGACCCGCCAGCGCGCCTCCGGACGGCGGCGCAGGACGCCGAGCCCGCTGCACGGGGCGTCGACGAGCACCCGGTCGAAGCGCGTGCGGGGTGCGAACGGCAGCGCGCGCCCGTCGGCCGTCACGCTGCGGACCCGGCGCAGTCCGAGGCGGCGGGTGGCGGTCCGGACGAGTTGCGTCCGGCGGGGGTTCGCGTCGAGCGCGACCACGAGGCCGTCGTCGCCGATGCGCTCGCCGAGCGCGGTCGCCTTTCCGCCGGGCGCGGACCCGACCTCGAGCACGTGCTCGCCGGGTCCTGCGCCCACGAGCGCGGCGACCGCCTGGCTCGCCTGGTCCTGCGGCGTCGCTCGACCTTCGACGACGGCGGGGAGCGCGCCGGGGTCGCCGATCCCCCGCACGACGAGCGCGTCGTGGACGAGCGCGCCGCGCGACACGTCGGCGCCCGCGGACAGCAGCTCGCGCGTCAGCGCGTCGGGTGTCGTCCAGACCGGGTTCGGCCGCAGCGTCAGGGCGGGGACGTCGTTGTCGGCGGCGAGCAGCGCGAGCGCGTCGTCGCGCCCGAGGTCGTCGACGAGGCGGGCGACGATCCAGTCCGGGTGCGAGGTGCGGATGCCGACGGACGTGACGTCGTCGCCCTCCGGCCACGGCCACGGGGGCCCGAGCGTGGCGACCGTCCGGAGCACGCCGTTCACGAACCCGCGGGCGCGCGGTGCCCGACGCGCGCAGGCGTCGACCGTCGCGGACACCGCCGCGTGCGCCGGCACGCCGTCGACGAGCTGGGCGGCGCCCATCCGCAGCGCGGCGCGCACCGGCGCGTCGAGGGTCTCGACGGCCCGCGTGAGGGCGATGCCGAGCAGGTGGTCGAGGGCCCGCAGGCGCCGCACCGTCCCGTAGACGAGCGACGTCGCGAACGCGCGGTCTCGGGCCGCCAGCCGCGTGTCGCGCAACATCGCGGGCAGGAGCAGGTTGGCGTACGCGCCGTCCTCGATCCGCACGAGCGCGTCGAGGGCGACGTCGCGCGCAGAGCGAGACGTCACGTCACGGCGATCGGGCCGTCGACGCGACGTCCCGCGAGCCACGCGCGCGCGGGCATCGGGCGACGCCCTTCGGGCTGCACCTCCTCGAGCACGAGCGCACCCGCGGGCGTGACGATCGCGTCACGCGCGAGCGAGCCGACCGGCGCGTCGACCGGCTCGTCGGCGACGTGCGCGCGCAGCACCTTGACCCGCGTGCGCTCCATGGTGCACCACGCACCCGGGCGAGGGTTGCCGGCTCGGACGACACGGGCGAGCTCGTCGGCCGGCCGCCGGGGGTCGAGGTGGAACTCGTCGACGGTGAGCTTGTCGGCGTACGTCGGCTCGCCGGTCTGCTCCACGGGCGTCGTCGTGGGCACGGCGGGGAGCGTGGCGACGAGCAGGTCCGTGCCGAGCTGGACGAGCCGCGTGCGCAGCTCGCCGGCCGTCTCCTCGCGCCCGATCGCCGTGGCGCGGCGCGCGTACACCGGGCCGGTGTCGAGCCCGGCCTCGATCCGCATGATGCAGACGCCCGTCTCGTCGTCGCCCGCGAGGATGGCGCGCTCGACCGGCGCCGCACCTCGCCATCGCGGCAGCAGCGAGAAGTGCACGTTGACGAAGCCGTTCGGAAGCGCGTCGAGCAGGCGCGTCGGGAGCAGCTGTCCGAACGCGACGACCACACCGAGCGTGGCGCCGGTCGCCGCGACCTCGTCGACCACCTCCCCGGCCTTGGCCGGCGTCCGCACGTCGAGCCCGAGCTCCCGCGCGGCGACGCTGACGGGGCTCGGCTCGTCGCCGCCGCGACGACTGCGACGGCGGTCGGGCTGCGTGACGACGAGCGCGATCTCGTGTCCGTGTGCGTGGAGTGCCCGCAGCGGCGGGACCGCGTCGGCCGGCGTGCCGAGGAACACGACGCGCACGGTGAGCCGCCCGCGTCCTCGCGGCTAGAGACCCGGCGTGCCGTTGTGGCGCGCCGGCGCCTCGCCGAGCAGCTCGCGCTCGCGCATCGTGCGGAGCGCCTGCTTGCGCACGTCGGGCTCGAGGCGGTCGAGCATCAGGACGCCGTCGAGATGGTCGAGCTCGTGCTGCATGACACGCCCGAGGTAGTCGTCCGCCTCGAACGTCTTCTCGTTGCCTTCGAGGTCGAGACCGCGAACGGTGACGACGCGCGGACGGACGACCTCGAACGCGTAGCCGGGGATCGAGAGACAGCCCTCCTCGAACTCCCACTCGCCGGTGCTCTCGACGATCTCGGGGTTGATGAGGACCTCGGGACCCTCGCCGACGTCGTAGGTGAACAGCCGC
Proteins encoded in this region:
- a CDS encoding MogA/MoaB family molybdenum cofactor biosynthesis protein, with amino-acid sequence MRTFAAKVLTVSDGVVAGTREDKSGRALVDRLRAEGCDVVEHRVVPDGVESVRDALRELTDGFAGLVVTTGGTGFGPRDLTPEGTRAAVERDVPGFAEAMRAASNRPGQPFGMLSRGVCGTVGAALVCNLPGSSRGALECLDVVLPAVPHALDLLAGGHPH
- the rpe gene encoding ribulose-phosphate 3-epimerase, yielding MTRKLAPSILSADFARLAEDVERVRDEADLLHVDVMDGHFVPNLTIGPPVVASLRKDTDLYLDCHLMIDNPGVLLDDFAEAGADSCTVHVELGDPRPLFDRMRSLGMRVGLVLNPETAFDAVVPYLDEIDILLVMSVHPGWGGQAFIPEVLDKVRAARREIDARNLAVEVEIDGGISVHTAREAADAGADILVAGSAIFHADDPRASAREIRRAAWPDAG
- a CDS encoding transcription antitermination factor NusB, whose product is MTSRSARDVALDALVRIEDGAYANLLLPAMLRDTRLAARDRAFATSLVYGTVRRLRALDHLLGIALTRAVETLDAPVRAALRMGAAQLVDGVPAHAAVSATVDACARRAPRARGFVNGVLRTVATLGPPWPWPEGDDVTSVGIRTSHPDWIVARLVDDLGRDDALALLAADNDVPALTLRPNPVWTTPDALTRELLSAGADVSRGALVHDALVVRGIGDPGALPAVVEGRATPQDQASQAVAALVGAGPGEHVLEVGSAPGGKATALGERIGDDGLVVALDANPRRTQLVRTATRRLGLRRVRSVTADGRALPFAPRTRFDRVLVDAPCSGLGVLRRRPEARWRVRPADVDALATLQRELVGHAATRVRPGGVLVYSVCTVTRAETVDVDEWLRRNAPGLEPTAPPGGPWRPCGRGALLLPQDAGTDGMFVLTLRSVGSGS
- the fmt gene encoding methionyl-tRNA formyltransferase; translation: MRVVFLGTPADAVPPLRALHAHGHEIALVVTQPDRRRSRRGGDEPSPVSVAARELGLDVRTPAKAGEVVDEVAATGATLGVVVAFGQLLPTRLLDALPNGFVNVHFSLLPRWRGAAPVERAILAGDDETGVCIMRIEAGLDTGPVYARRATAIGREETAGELRTRLVQLGTDLLVATLPAVPTTTPVEQTGEPTYADKLTVDEFHLDPRRPADELARVVRAGNPRPGAWCTMERTRVKVLRAHVADEPVDAPVGSLARDAIVTPAGALVLEEVQPEGRRPMPARAWLAGRRVDGPIAVT
- the def gene encoding peptide deformylase; protein product: MATYTIRKFGDPVLKQRSREVEEIDGALARLVDTMYETMYDASGVGLAAPQVGVQRRLFTYDVGEGPEVLINPEIVESTGEWEFEEGCLSIPGYAFEVVRPRVVTVRGLDLEGNEKTFEADDYLGRVMQHELDHLDGVLMLDRLEPDVRKQALRTMRERELLGEAPARHNGTPGL